aaataataatatttactaacttactcgttggatttggTGGTCCCGAatccactatttttgacaccactaaaaacaggttgttacaataTCTTTACTATCATTCTCACAACTATGAATTAACCAAAAACTCAACCAACATAACACCTCAACTGTCTAATCATCATGCATATCATCAAATTACTCTAGCAAGACACCTTCAAAATGATCATTCCTACCaaccacacatatatacacaataCTTACAAACTTAGAACTCAAATACCATCAGGACACAAAATGAACATTACATATATCTAGAACATCCTGGGTACATGCCAAGATCAAAAGAACAGTTCACCAACAGTTGAGTTCGGGCTGGTCGTTAGATGCTGAGTAGACTATTGAATCGATAAGTACCTAAGCTATACACAAAAACAAAATCGCATGTTGAGTATAATTCAacggtatttctataatccgaacataaAGTAAAATGCAATACAATTATATgctcaaattaaattaaatgatgcTATGCAATATTATCTCAATCATAGTTCAATTCATTTAATACTTAATTAAACATCATTCCTTAAATACATATCCATTCACTACTTTAGTTTCCAATTCATGTTTCCAATTCATATTTCACTCCATTCTATCACATTTACTATTCAATAGCATTGCCATTTTCAAATCATTACCATCTTAAGTTGTTATCTCGAGTTTACCGTTTACTTCCCCTATTAATGTAACTTGGACTCAAACACGTGGATCCAACCATATCATTTTCATATCAAATCCACATCTCATGAAATTATTTCAAAGGAATAACTCtccttatatatatacttaccaaaTAATGCAATGTATAAAAGCAACGTTTTTGAATAGTTTAGATTATAAAAACACAAACCGTAATCTCTGAGCTATTCATCAATGACTTTACCTTTTCCCTTATTTTTGAGGAATTTTAGTTGGCGTTAGGTacgaaaataaataaaccatacatatcattaatacacaaacaatttcacatttaattgcaaatttatacaacttttacactttattcaatttagtctctaaagtCGGGACTAACTTAACTTCCATATTTAACCCcaaaatttaatatcaaattCACTCAAAGCCAAATTAATTTCCCTAATTCTCATTTATAcctctaaatttaaaatttttacaatttggtccctattactcaaaatcaacaattaacttcacaatttagtcatctTTCATTTCTATCCTAAAAATCTATCAAATAAATCCCTAGAGCTTTAACTACTTAACAATGATAacatccaaaatctttaacagtacTGAAAAATTCAACATGGGTCAACTAACTTATGGTATcaagatttcaaaaacataaaaattacgagaaaAAGGCTAAATTACACTAACCAGtttgaagtttaaaaattttaagcccTATTGTCGTTCtccctttttctcttcttctctttttcgATTTTGCATGAAAGAacatatgaaaatgtctttcatttcttccatcaactttattttattaattaaaatatgtttcatctcatttcatttattattattattattattattaacacttATAACACAATTCATCATTTTAAACAGCCACATTGTCGTCCACTATTAATCTATTGGTATAATTATCTTTTAAGTCCCTTTCAGTAAGTTCTAATTAAAATTCTTTAGTAaatcacacatttatcacttccgtgatttagtccctatacttaaaTTAAACACTAATTCGACAAAATTACATAATCGAAATTCAATTCGCCTCTAATATAActctataaaaatttaataaaaatatttatgagtcaaatttatagaaataaggtcctgatacctcaatTTCCAAAACCACCTACTTTAGAACCGATACACTTATACCTTGTCTAGCTttccaaatatttaaaattattagacCAAACCTCAATATAATACTGTAATaccctcataaatattaataaataatatttaaaaattctatcatcggaaaataacattttaaaaccACCATTTTCGACTCCACTGACTTTTGGGTCATTACACTTGGTCTCACCGTTCAACACAAGTTTTACTCAGCAGGATCTCCTCTCAGTCTCCCCTGCCTAGATATTCTACTAGGGTCGCCACTTCCCAGTATACTAAGTCTCTTGAATAAACACTCAATTTTAGATAAACAATTATTTAATCGATTAATCAATCAAATAACTGAatcatgcaatatataaataaaacataagatTTCATTccaatattcatacaaacattAATTGATCAAGTTAACGAAATATAAGTAAAGCAATAAAAGATAAGAGAAAGCTCATGAATAAATTAATGGAAGCGCGATTTGGGAACAATCTCTGCTTGCAATCGTCTTCACATCGGAATAGAAAGAACTCCACTTATAGAAAcataaaactaaactaaaattaaaaaaaaaactataaagaaAGTTCTCTATCTAGGTCAACTCTCCCCTTTAAACTCAGCCCAAGCCTTGCTATTTATAGGCAATTGTACTACTCTAACTAAGTCAAATACATGccttaaaacatataaaattttattgcACAGACGAAAATGCCCCTGACTTAATTCTAACCCTCATCACAACGGTGTTACGACACACAACTTCGAACCTAAACTTAGGAGTTAGTTTTGCCGTGTTGTGATCTGATTGTCGTTCTTGATATTTCTAAGCCTAAAAATTGGTTTTCTATACACTCGATTAAGCTTGTTAATACTACCTTAGGCACATATTGGCTCATTAGGTTATCTAATGTTAAATTATGCGTAAAAACGCTTATTTTGATAATAATTGAATCTAAACtaataaaactaaaaactaaaaaaaacattaaatgacttaaaaacAAGCCCACTTAGTACTTGGCAATACCTAACCTCCAAACCCAAAACCATTAACCTATAACCCCAAACATTAAGTGACGAaatcacaaaaacttaaactcaACCCCAAACTCCAAAATCAAAACCCAAACCCCAAAATACAACATCCAACCCTCAAACTCATAACcataaacctaaaaccctaaaatcaaaacatgaaatcTAAAACAAAAAACCATCATCTAACACTTAACCTTGACCCTATGGACTTAAACCCTAACTCCAAGCCATAAATCCCAATCATATATCCCCTAAAACGTAAAACCATAATATCTAACCATTTAGCTGATGGATCTAAATTTTTAACCCTAGAAGTTAAACCCTAAAACACAAACGCCAAACTATTAACCATTAAACCCTTAAACTCAAATCATAAATCACTAACCACTATACATATAAACACCAAACCATAAACTACAAACCCTAAACCACCAAATACACAAACCTCAAAACTCAGGCCCATaaactataaattataaaccataaAACTAAAATTGGAGACTCAAAATCCTAAACCATAATCCTTAACCACAAAAATCATACCTCTAAGCATTAAACTCAAAAAACAATTCAATAAGCTCTAAACTAAAAACCTCAAACTACAAACCATAACACTCAACCCTCAACCCCCAATCCGTATACCTCAACCTATAAAGCCCAAACCCTTAACCTTAAACCTTATACTTTTAAGGGTTTATATGGTTCaaggtttatgatttataaaGGTTATGGTTTAAGTTTTTAGAATTGAGGTTATATTGTTTGGGGATTAGTAGTTATGGATTTAAGGCTATTACTTATGTATATGGGTTAAtggttagggtttaagggttgagGTTAGGTTTTTAAGGGTTTTAATGTTTAAAGGTTTATAGTTTGGGTTTCAAGTTTAGGGTTTGATATACATAATGCCTATGTTTTGGGTTTTAAGGCATCAAGTTTCGAGGTTCAAAGTTTCAATATGGTAgtatatataatgataaattaatttattcgTCAACATATGTGTTATATATACCGAAGATATTATTAGTGTTATCTATATAGGATGTATTTTAAGAAGGTTAAAATATTTCATAGATCTCtccaatttttgtaaatatgaaatttaagccatatacttttttttttctaggaATGTAGTCCATTTACTTTGcaaaatttcaagttaaattgttaacattattaaaattattttgttaaatctaGGTTAATATAAAGTCTTTTCTTTAGTTAAGTTACATGGCTACcaattaaaagtataaggactaaatttcaaatatgttAAAGGAAAAAGTAGAAAATAGTTTACGGAAAAAATTACAAGGACTGAAGAgaaatttccccttttttttgctttttttcacGTGACGGTCGCATATGGGTTTTCGctccttttttattttgtatttttctctCTTTACTCCTCTTCTTCCTTCTCCATCTCCCTCGGCCCAACTGATACCACCGGAGTGCAGCTCTCTTCCTCCTCAATATATTTTCCCGCTTAAAAACCTAAAACAAATTCGGATGTAGGGGAATTTGAAAAGGAGAcgtcacaaaaaaaaaaagactgtGTGATATTTATCTtccttttttcattattttgattttttttttcacccaGAAGTCTCTCTCACTCTCACCGCTGCCGCCGACATCGTAACGATTGTTTGTGGCGGTCTTCTCAGTAATTAAATGTATCTACTCTACCGCTTCCGTGGTTTGGATTTGACTCTCATATCCGATTTTTAGTAGAGCTCTCTCTGCTTTTTGTTAGCTTCGTCTTATTGAAAATCATCTCTAAAAAGGTACTAATCGGTCAATCTTTTTccactttccttttcttttagtgATTGATTCAACAACCACTGCAATCAAGATTTCATCTGGCATTTACATTGTTGATAACGACATTTTCTTGGAATGATTTGTTCTTTATCCGTTTTTGTTCTCATTTTCTAGGTTTCATCTGTTTGATTTCTTCAATTTTGTTATTTACTGAAGCTGATAATGTTCGCGTTTCTCTTTTGACAATTTATTCGTTTTTCACTGTTTCTCTTTTGACAATTTTAAATTACGATTGTCTAAGAAGGGGAAACATCTGTTGTCATTCTGTGTCAAGTTTTAATGTTCTAGGTTGTTATTCAGTACTAGGGTTTAGTTGTTCTTCaatccaatttttttttgcatttcgtATTGTGCTGTTTTGGGTTTCATGGTCATAGTGGAGATTGTCTTGATTCGTGTATGCAtggaccttttttttttcatactgCTAGGTGTTTGCATTCATCAGTAAGGATTGGgtagatattttttaaaatagttttgaatGGAGCTCATCGATGAACTTAGTTAGGATTGTTTGTGTGCTGGTGGGTATGATTTGCAAATGGATTTTGATTGAAAATTTCAGGTAGACCCATCTCTATATATCAGCTGAATGGTAAGTTTTGTGTGATTACTGATATATCCATGAGGTGAAAATACTCAGATTTTGGTTAAAGTTAGAATAATATTCATCTGGCTTACCTAGGTTTATAGCATGTTTACATGAAGGGAAATTGAGTTGTAATCTTTTAAATGAATAGGTTCTAGTCGCAACCCTTAGATTAACataattttgatttggttattgGTTGTTGTTTCTTATATGAGACTGAAAAAATGACTTGTTGGATATATTCTTTAACAATTGCATTAGTAATTTCTTCTTCATTTGTTGTCTTACTTGATTTCTCAATGCATTCTGGTTttgaattaactttttttttttcttttgattgttTGTTTTGGGTTAGCTTAAAAGAGAATTTAAAAACTTTCTTTGACCAATGGTTTGATAATTATTACCTTATACAAGTGCtgtttgattttcctttttcaaGGAAAAATGCAGTTTGTATGGCATTGTTGTGTGCTTTCTAATAGAATTGAAAGCAAGAGATTTTTGCATCAATTAACCTCAATTTAACTAGAAGAACGTTGTCATATTTGGAATGGAAGATTTGTGAATTTTTTTCAGTCTCGGAATTTACCTGTTGCTAAGGTGGTGAATATTAGTCATTTCATGGACCAATGCATATTTGGGTTTCTTTTCATACCGCTAGGTGCTTGCACTCACCAGTAAGGATTGGGGTGGATTTTCTTTAAAATGGTTGACTGGAGCTTATCGATGAACTTAGTTGGGATTGTTTGTGTGCTGGTGTGTATATGATTCGGAAATGGATTTCGATTGAACTATTTAGGTAATATCTAAATGCATGGCATTGGTTGGAATTAGGGATGTAATTGAACCGAAGAGATTGTTTTATATTACAAAGTAGTTAAGAAGGGTTATTGTGTTGCATTAGAAGATGTTAACTATGTGTTGTTGTTTTCTTCCTTATAAAGAACACAATGTATTTGCCTTTTTGATCTTACTGTGATTGTTTTCTTTCAAAGTTTCATATTTGAAtcatattattggtttatttaaaaaaaaatccaactaAAGCTTGACTAATGTACTTATCTTTCGCTTGGTATTGTTAATTATGTAGCAAAAGGAAGTTTCTCTTTTGAGGACTTCGGCAGTGTTTGAAGGGGGGCTTCAATTGGTCCTTCGATTGGCTTGGCCATTCATATGCACCCAAGGTATCTCTCTACAATCTCataattttgtttggaataacATTGATGTGTGctgttttatttgattgttgtttCCTGTCTGCAAGTCTGTCAATGTTTATTTGGCACTTTCTATATAAATTTTGCTGCATGCATCTGCAAATGAAATgagcatgtatatatattcttttgaTATATTTCCATATAAATTTGCATGTAAGGATTTTTAGGTTCTGTTTATTTGGTCACCTTTATTCCTTATATTCCTTGCGCACACAACGCCTTTTGAGAACGCATTACTACACATTCCATgtcttaaaaaccctaactcatTTTGTTCCTCCGATCTTTCAGGCTGCAGCCCCCTTTTTCATTATTccattttttcattattttgtctttgttctttttcttttattattctcCCTTTCCTTTTCATTGCTTAGTTCCTGAaaagttactttttttttttctaaagaattACCCTGGTTACTTAGTACTTTTATCCGTATGTAATCCTGGGTGCTTTGCATTCCAGCTTAGAGCCAAggcattctttttttcttttcaaaattcgaTAATTTTGCTATTTGGTTTGTGTTTAGATTTGTTTTTTTTCCTGCAAAATTGTACGGGCAAAAGGTTAAGATTGTGTGTGTTTAATTTTGAGAAGTTTGATTTTAGTGTAGTTTGTAGATTTCATTTTGGGGGTTAGGTTATCTGAGTTATCGTGGTATTTTGGTTGACTTGGTGTAAGAAATTGAACTGGCACAGATCGGAATTTGTTTGTAAATGGAATAAAAAAGTGGTCTTGTATGATGATTAATGGTTTGTGATTATTGATGAGAGAAGATATGTGATTTTCGGTGTGAAAAAATGAGAAGAAGTTTGTACCAGCTTTTCCAATCCTGGGTATctctttttactttatttatttatttattattctatagTGTTTATGAGGTTTCTATTAACTGCTTTGTAATAGTTATTGATGTTTAACTTCTCTTATATGTGTTTTGTGTTGGCTACCTCTTAATCTCTTTGGTTATTAATAGAAGTTAGAATTGGTTCATCATAGGCCTATAACTAAGTAGTtggaattgaaaatttgatggcTGTGTATAATTCATGGCTGTAAATGTATTCAGTCCAGGAGTTCATTAGCGTGATGTTGTCATCTTTGTTTCTAATTTGACTTATGCGTTTCTGGGGAAAGAATAGTATTATATTGACTTAGTTTCATATTTGAATCATATTActggtttattttaaaaaaaatccaactaAAGCTTGACTAATGTATGTATCTTTTGCTTTGGTATTGCTAATTATGTAGAAAAAGAAGGTTTCTCTTTTGAGGACATCAGCTGTGTTTGAAGGGGGGCTTCAATTGGTCCCATTTCGCTGCTAACCCTTTTCTCTACCCACTTCGCTGCTAACCTCCGTTTAACTAAAGGCCAAAACACACTGTTTAATTCaccttgttttatttattttttccagTTTTAATTTTGTCCCATAACACTCTCACTGATATTTATCCCTCACTTTCTTGGCAACCAACCACTCAAATCCAAACCCAGAAAATGTCGTCTTTCGATTACCCTATACTCTCACGTAGTGACATAATTTCAATCCTGGCGGAGTCACAGATCGCTGCCGTCACTGACAACGATTTCAAGAATATCAAACCCGATTTCGTCTCTAATCTTTACACATGCCTCCTTATCTACCTTGATGCTCTCAACGAGTCCGCTCCTTTCCCTCCTCCTAAAACCaatttcctttcttcttctttgtttgatatttcttaataatattatttgCTTTTTGCAGGGAAGACCAAGGGCAAGTTGAGTTTTCAGCATTGGAGCAAATTGAGAACCCAGATCTTCTAATTGGGTCATTCCAGGTTATGAATTTGTATAGCAGACTAAGAGATGTGATGGCTTCTCTTAATTGTCCGATGCAATTTAACCTTAGGGATTTGATCAAACCTGATCCACGTCGGACCGAGCATTTCCTCAGCGGAATCCTCAATTTTTGTCTTTATAAGTACGCATTGCCTGACTTGAAAAGTTTTGGTTTTGATTTACTTCAATTTTAGTTGCCTCATTTAGTGGTTTAGGCTTAGAAACAAGAAATTGTTATATAGCCCTCTTTAATCAGTTCAGTTGTAGGTTCAAGTAGTTTGGATGtgaaatgtttatttaaatttactaTGTCAGCATAGAGCATAAATGGTTTCataattttcaataatttgaaatgttttagtAAGTTCTTAATCCTTGTAATTGGCATGGAAAAGCCTATATGATGTGTCACGTTGTGGTTTTCTGGGATGATATTGATATACCCTTCTGCTGTAAGTGGAAGTCAGTCTAATGACCATTATAGCAGTTTTTCATGGTATACAGATATTTTTAATCCCAATTTTCTCAGATTAGTCTTCTTTTCTGATGGCCTTTTATTAGAAATTCTGGTTCCCAACCAACAGTGTATCACAGTAAATTTCCTTTAATCAGTTTTCCAATTGTTTCCAGCCTTGCATGCATTGAAGTATTTTGTTTGTTGATTTCCATCTCAGAGAAACAAAATTGAATCTTCTAAGACCGATTGTAGAGGAACTGGCCCTTCTAGATGATCAGCGGAAGGAGTGGGAGGCTAAGATTTCTCAGGTATTTGCAGAATGACATGTGATACTTTAGCATAAAGATCAATTTTCACCATATTTCTTCCATGCAGTTGAATGCAGAGATTGCAGGTTACAGTGAAGCAAGAGAAAGGGAGTTGCCACTAATTCAAGAGGTAGAATCAAAAGTTAAAGAATTGCGAGAGATGATTGCTGGCCTCAACAGTAACCAGATGTCACTGAGAACTTCTTTTCGGAATTTGAAGGAGAAGACTGGGCAAATGGATGAGAAGGTTAGAATGTTAGCACTCCTTACAAAAGCTTTATTTCACTGATGTAGACATGGCGACAAGTGTTCAACTTTGAGAGGAGAGTTAACCTATATATGTAGACACGGTGACAATACGTGAGAtgatctttctttcctttttttttttaatgattagaCCACCATTTGATCCTAATGTAGATTCCCTTTTTTCAGCAActgttttataattttaggttCAATGTGATTTTGGCTTTATACGTGCGTTATAGTTTCCCCTCTTTAAGCATTAGTGCTATTTATTATTGCCTTTTATGACAAGCCTCTTCTTTACAGATTTCGAAGGCTGAGTTTGACCTGGTTCAAAGTGTTCAAGAAAATGCAAATCTGCGTTCAAAAATAGTTCAGTCACCAGATAAACTACAGGTGCATATTCCTTCTTATTAAGTTAAACTTAGGTGATTATGACTCAGATAAGTAAAGCATTGCTGTTACCGATTCTCATAAACCAAGTATATATGCTAATGATGCTACTCCTAATGGGATTCTCGTATGAGTTTATTTTTTTGTggtttgtgtttttatatatggTTATTTATTTTTCTACCAGTGGTATTGTGTAATTACACTTTTAGTCTCAGGATTTGGGAAATTCTAGCTTACACCAAGACACATTATACATAGCTGTCCTAATTTTTGTGACCAAAAATTGTCTCTGGCATGCATGACTAGGGCATCTAACTTGGATAGAAAGCATAAAATAGAATATGTTCCACTGAGGACCTAATTATCCTGCTAGCATATGTACCCTGATTTATGTGTTTGCTATCAAGCCTGAAACCACCTTTATATTATTATAGCATTGTTGTCATCAAACCTTACATGCACATCTAAAACTTTATatgattttcttttccttttgtggTTGTAGGAGGCTTTTTCTCATGCCCTGTTATTGCTTATTACTTTCATCCCccactttttaatttaatcattattttcatCCTTGTTAGAACCATGGAGTAGTTGCATATCCGATTTGGGACCTTTCAATTCTTATCACATCCTTTCAAGTAGAGGTGTTTATACTTGTACATTTTTCTAGTATCTAAAGTTTCAGCTTTGATTCAACTTTGTTTTTAGATCTTACAGGCATATGGCAAGTGCCGTGATCATCTTGCAGTATTTAAAGTTGTTTTCCCTTAGCATTTATATGAAAAGTAAATATAGTGCTAATTACTTTTCTTTGGTAAATTAACATGTTGATTGAAGTTTTTGATGTAGGTTGGTTAGTTTGATATTCACTCCTTTGTGGATGGTATGGCTGCCCTTTTGCACTAAAACATTATTCTCTGtgtttctttctttacttttattttgccAAAAAGAGAGCTTTAGAGGAGAAGAAATTAGCTCGAGATGAGGCAAAGAATGCTGAAAGGTCAGCTATTCAGTCATTTCAGGAGAAAACTGCCACGGTTGAGGTCTACAGCAAGGTATGCTCATTGTCATAAACCATGGTATCAGGTGTCATTGTCAGACTTATCATCATTAATCATATGAGAGAATGCACCACGAGAATGTTCATAATTTATTAATCTTAATATTAGAAGAAAGCACATTTATCTGTTTCATATAAGAGTTAAAAAATTGCTTACCTCACCTTTTGTTCAAGATCCTGTTGTCTTTCTCTCACCTTTTGTTCAAGATCCTGTTGTCTTTCTCTTTGTATCCCATCCTCAATGTGTTCAATCATATGTTATCGATGAACTTCTTGCTTCACTCTCTCTTTTGTATCCTGTTCTGTTTGTAAAATCCAGAATCATGTATTGCTCCTATAAGATTGGATTCTGTTGGGAGCTTTAGACAAATAACATGAGCAGAGCGAAAGCATGTTCACATGCATGCATTTGAGTTATGAACAGATTGATCTATCATTGGGCTATCAAACTTTAGATTTTCCCTTAGGAAGCTTGCTTCTATATTTTTTCATACTGTTAAATCTGAACTTTTGTGTATCTATTAGCAATCAAAGTAAGCACTTTTTTCCTTCTCACTTTTCAACAATAATTTTATCAAACAAAGGTGACAAAATATCTCAAATAGGAGAAAGATATGAAACATTACTAGTTAATTATACATCAGAAGAGCCAACTAGAAAGATTATTCAGAAAGCTAAATATCTGGAAAAGCATTAAAGTGCATGGGCATCTAGTCGACATGAACGCCTTACAAACTTCATATGGTAGAAAGCGACGGATAACTTATTCTTAATATTGGGTGTTGCTACAGGCTCTAAAGAAAATGTCGAAGCACTTTGCCATGATGCAAGCTATACATGAACAGGTACACAGACTGTGGGCCAGTCCCTTTTTGTGCCTTTTCTCTAAAACTGAGTAGCAAATTCTTTGGCTTCCACTATTAAGTTTTCTATGGCTTGTCTTTTGGAACAAAATCCTCTCCCACCCCCTTctcattaaaagaaaaaaggagggGGGGGGGAACAAAAATAAACCTACTTGGGATTTTCAAATAAATATCAGTTTTAGCTTTTAATAAAGTTGCAACTCTTATTGCTCCTTTACCTTAAATTAGTGAATAACTTGTTTCCTAAAaggaaaagttttgatttttgaaTGCTAGCCTTTTTACTTTGGTTGAGAACCACTTAATAAGCTAAATACCTTGTTTATAGCATTGTTCATTTTAATAGGTGAACTCTGCAAAATCAGTTGAAAAAGAATGCAAGGGTTTGAAAGCTAAGTTAAGTGATGATGTTGTGTTAGACAAGTCACTTGAAGCTAAACTAATTGAACGGGAAGGAAAAGGCAGGTTCTTATTCCAGCTATGTTGTATTATtgtctatttttaaatttaaaccaCTATGTAGGTGCTTAAAccttttatctttattattttaccaGTTGGACAATTGGAAGAACACAAAAGGCAGTTACAAAAAGAAAGAGATCTCAAGTTTGAGGAATCTACCAAACATTTGAACAGTGTGAAGTCGGAGGTGTTGTCTAAGCGGTGTGAGCTGGAAGCAAGgcagaagaaggttgaagatgtgGTAGCAGAGGTAATCGACATGTCTTTTTATTCCATGGTACCAAGTTGTCTCTACTTTCTACCAGAAGTTGCTCAACAACTTCCCATTTGTATTTCTTTAACTTATTAGGTGGACTCCATAACGATAAAGACCAGTATGGTAAGAGAATCTGGAGCTGCTAAAGTTCAGCAATTGATTAGTAAGTGTGAAGAGATTGTAAAACAGGTACTGTTTCGCTTATGTTAACCTTGAATCTGTCTTTACATGTGTGCTTatcaaaaaaattgaatatttgttctTTGATTCATTCAACCGGTAAAAATCTTGTTGAACTAGGACTATTGGAAGAGCTCAGTTTAGTTAGAATagaattattatttgataattatCAGAAAAAATAAAGAACTATTAGTAAATATTCTTTCAAGCTATGGAGGATGCGAGATTGCAATATCTGGCCGTCAAGAATAATAATACGTTGTTGTTGTTACTACTACTTCTGCTGCTATTGTTGAGCTGTGTTTGTCTGTGTTGTCTTATGCTGAGTTCATTGTATATTTGAAACTTcatttgttttagttgatataaGAAGGCTTGAATCTAATCTCATGAGCTGAAAATGTTAATTTGAGTGCAGTTTCAACAA
The Gossypium hirsutum isolate 1008001.06 chromosome A07, Gossypium_hirsutum_v2.1, whole genome shotgun sequence genome window above contains:
- the LOC107926545 gene encoding kinetochore protein NUF2 homolog; translation: MSSFDYPILSRSDIISILAESQIAAVTDNDFKNIKPDFVSNLYTCLLIYLDALNEEDQGQVEFSALEQIENPDLLIGSFQVMNLYSRLRDVMASLNCPMQFNLRDLIKPDPRRTEHFLSGILNFCLYKETKLNLLRPIVEELALLDDQRKEWEAKISQLNAEIAGYSEARERELPLIQEVESKVKELREMIAGLNSNQMSLRTSFRNLKEKTGQMDEKISKAEFDLVQSVQENANLRSKIVQSPDKLQRALEEKKLARDEAKNAERSAIQSFQEKTATVEVYSKALKKMSKHFAMMQAIHEQVNSAKSVEKECKGLKAKLSDDVVLDKSLEAKLIEREGKVGQLEEHKRQLQKERDLKFEESTKHLNSVKSEVLSKRCELEARQKKVEDVVAEVDSITIKTSMVRESGAAKVQQLISKCEEIVKQFQQSSSSIGLLLPVDGNGTKTTFD